A window of Methanothrix sp. genomic DNA:
ACCCTGGACCTGATACCCAGCGCTTCTCTGATCTTCTCAGTGGCATCGCTGAGCGTGCCTCCTCTGCGGATGACATCTGATCTGAGTATGTGAAACGCCCTGTCTGCATCGCCTATTGAGAGCCTCTCCCTCACCCCAATTTCTTTCAAACGGGTGTGCGTTATGAAGCTGTCCCCCCTGATGCCCCACCATCTCTCCTCATCGATCAAATCCGCGAGCGTGTAGAGGACGGTATCCAGGTCAGGGGAGACCAGGTTTCCGGAGATCCATAGGTCCTCGGCTGTGTTGACAACAACCGTGATCTCCTCTGGATCGATGACCCTCACGAGACCGCGAAGCAGCTTCGGTGTGCCGGTGCCGCCACTGAGTATCAGCATGCTCACTCAGAGATATCGAGAACTATCATGCCTGTCTTGAGGGTGCTGGCCTCCTCTATGGACAGAGGGGTTGCCACAGCGTGATCCGATATTATGGCGCTGTTTCCGAACGGATCCTCCAGGATCACCGTGAGGCTGAACTCGCCCCTGAGCGCCATCTCTATCTTCGAGAGGATCTCCTCGCCCCTTGCGGTCCTCTCCGCATCCTGGGCCTGCCTCGCGGCGTTCGTTGCGAACTCGACGATGTTCTTCACCCTTACAAGAACGCCCTCGATGTTTGTTATGTAGGCCTCAGATGCATATCCTGGCTCTATATCCACCCCGATCTCGGGTATGTGGATCGTCCCGCTGGAGGATCTCAGAACCCTGGCGTTCAGGTCCTCGATCTCCCTCACAACAAGGGTGTGCCTGTACGGCTCGCGCTGGCTCAGAAGCATGGTATCGCTGTGCCTGAAGCCACACTCGCAGACCCCTGCAATGATCAGGGCGTCCCCGAAGTACGGCAGCTCTGTCGTCTCCCAGTTGAACTCCATCGTCGCCCCGCACATGGGGCAGCTCGCCTTCGTCTTGAGCTTCAATCTCTTCCTCCCACAACCTTCTCCCTGTCGATCCTTATGCCGCTCGGAACTATAATGACCAAATCGTCTCCAACTCCGGCGATATCTCCAGCCATATCCTCGACTATCTTTCTCAGCTCGCCTATCGCCCTGTCCAGAGATGCCTTGTCCCTCTTCATGGGCGCTATATCAACCAGCAGTATGTTGCGTGACCGTATCTCCTGCTTTATCTCCGGCAGCACATCGAGAGACGTGAGCTCGGCCACTCTGAGATACGCACTGGGCCTCTCGGGCTCATCCTCGAACTGGCCCAGATCCACCTCCACATACTCATCTGTGGCAGGCCTGCCCATCAGTCTTTCAAGGAACTTCACCATCTCTAACCCTCAGGGATGTGATGATTATTATTATATTTAGATCTGCTGGCCTGCACCGGCAAGCCTTAGTCCGATCAGCGACATCAGGATCATGTAAAGAGCCACAGCTCCGACGAAACCTGTGGGCCTCATGTTCTCGGGGAACACGAGCTGTATTGCAAGCAGCATGGCTATCAGTGCCAGAACCATGCCGGTGCTTGTTATTATCTCCAGCTGCTTTCTGTCCATGATGTGATCACAAGATGATCTCAGAGATATTGTTTGCGGACGCTCAGAGATGCAGCTGAACTCTTTTGTGGGTCATGTGCTCATGTAATTTCCAATCCAGCTGCGACCCTGCTGGATTCATGCACCACAGTGCTAGCGCACGCCTATTTCTGACAGCATGTTTGTTATCGAGACCACGACCCGCGCATGATCTCTTAGATTTGCTTAACAGCTGAGCAATCTGCGCTGTGACTTCCTCTCCGGCCTGAAGGCCGGAGCTTCCTGATTCACAGATCCGGTTATCCAGCATCTCCACAGGCTCTACCCCTCAGTCCGAGGGTGAGTATGTTCAACGTGCTTCTACTAACGTAGAAGCAGTGGCTACCTTCAGTAGCCACTCCGCGTTGAGATCCCGATCCAGCCTGAGCCCACATCGCGGGCATTCGTGGACTCGATCCTTCAGCGTCTTAGGCACAAGAATACCACAACCTGAACATCGCTGAGACGTGTACCTGGAATCGACCAGCTCAACGGACTTACCAGCCCTCGCAGCCTTGTAAGTGGTGAACTGGATTAATCGACCCCAGGAGTGATCTAAGATGTGTTTCGCGAGGTTGTGGTTCTTTACCATGTTATTGATATTCAGGTTCTCGAATATGATGAGATCCGCTTTATCCACGAGCTTCTTCGAGACCTGATGCAGAAACTCGTCTCTGAGGTTCCTGATCTTTCTGTGGATCCTGGCAACCTTGAGCTTCTGCTTGATCCAGTTCTTCGAGCCCTTGATCTTCCTGGAAAGTCTCCGTTGTGCTGCTGCTAGCTTCTTCTCCATCTGTACGAGATATCGCGGGTAGCTGAACGTCTCGCCAGTCGAGAGCGTCACAGCATTCTTCAGACCCACATCAACACCTACAGCGGTTCTTGGTTCCACCCTGGGCGGTTCCTCTTCTGTATCGACGGAGAATATCGCGTACCATGCACCGGTGGTGTCGCGCTTTATGGTGCATGTCTTGATTTTGCCCTCGATCTCTCGATGCTTGAATATCCGGATAGCGCCAATACCGGAGAGTATGAGCTTCGATCCTTCGATTTTGTAGCCGATACCGGCATCCGGATAAGTGAACGACTTGTACCATCCCCTGCCCTTGAATCGTGGATATCCTGGTGTCTCTCCGTTCTTAACCCGCCTGAAGAAGTTCTGAAACGCCTTGTCAACACGTCTGAGGACGTCTTGGAGAACATGGGCGTATACAGCTTTGAGAGCTTGATGTTTCTTGCGGTTCGCTGATAGCTGCCTTGCCATCTCATAGTACGTCAGATTGTAGCGGTCGTCCTCCCATGCCTCCTTCTTCGCTGCCAGAGCATCGTTGTAGAGCTGCCTGCAGGTCTCCAGCGTATCCTCTAGCTTTTTGATCTGAGCCTCAGTCGGATACAACCGGAACCTGTAAGCAGATCTCATCTCGATCGTTGCTCCTTCTATATTGCGTACGGGCTTACTCCGGCCTGAAGACCGGAGTTTGCGCCCTGCTATTCTCTATCAAGCTCATTCATTCTTGCGGTTAGATACTCCCGCATCTCGAGAATAGCATCTCTCAGTGTGCTCCTGTTGCTGTAATCACTGAGTACCGCCTGGAGATCCTCTCTGGTGGATCCTGATAGCGATCTTATCTTTCCAATGAGATTCGGAACAGCTCTTGTTATGTTATCCACTATCGAGATGCTGGCCATCATGGATGTCCTTGAGAGAGGATTGAGGTCCACTGCTATCACTGTCTTCCCCATCCTCACGAGAGCCTCGCACCTGTCCCCGTCCTCAAGTGGAATCACCACCACATCTGCATCGTATATGCCGCCTCTCGTGGCCAGCGCGCGGCTGTGCTCCAGCCCCGGTATCCTGCAGTCCGGCCTCTCTCCGAGCACCATGCTCGCGCCGTGAGATCTTAAGAGATCTGCGATTTTCCTCACCCGATCCTCGCTCCTGTGAAAGAGATTGACCTCCAGTGGTGCGTTCAGAAGAGATGCAAGCTCCACCATCTCTGCGGGGACCAGAGCTGCGACGTTCCCGTTCACACTGATCGCCGGCCTCTCCGCGAGCAGAAGAGCTGCTGATGCTGCGAGTGTTGCCCGATCCGCGGAGCGCATAGTCCTCTCCCCGAGGATGTAATCGAACGCCTCACCCCTGCCCTGCGCGATCAGGCCCTGGACGCTTGTTATCCCGTTTCTAACACCATCCGCTATCCTCTCGCGGGTCATGAGTGATGCATATCTTGGATGCGATTTGGGTATCTCAGTCAAGCAGAGGCCCCCTCTGAACGATCTCCGTCTCGATCACATCTCCGAAGTCTTGAAGCGCCTCCCTGCATTCGTCTCCTCCTACGGCGAAAACCGAGTCGCCAAGCATTATCATGCTCGCCATTCCACCTGAAGATTCGACAGCCTCTATGGCATCCATCGCCCATGAGCTCGCCAGCCCGGTCTCGTATGTGAATCTCCTCGAAAGACGCATGAACTCCCCCAGAGTCGGCCTGCGCAGGATCTCCTTCACAGCCCTCTCACCCGCATCATTGATTCTCTTCATAACACCCGCATCTCTGAGCACATCTCTCGTCGGTATAGGACCTCTCACAACCGCGTAGACCCTTGTTCTCGGTATGGGAATCCTGTCAACAACTCCTCTCCCCGGAGCGCCATGTGCTATGCGTATGACCAGCCCGCCGGTGTTCTGCGCTATGACATCCCCGAGGCCTGTGCCGTTCAGGACCTCTGCGCGATGCGCGACCGAGGCGGCCTGGTTCGACGTCAGCCCCAGGTCGAATAGCTGGTTCAGCGCGTATGCGCAGCTCAGCGCTCCAGCGCCGCTCGCCCCGAAGCCCGCGCCCATCACCATATCCAGCTCAGTCTCGACCCTGACAGGCGACGGCGCCAGCGAATCAACGACGTGCCTGCTCACCGGCGCATCTGATGGCCGCCCGTTGATGATTATCTGGGTAGAATCCGCTCTGCTCACAGCGGTCCTTGCGAGAAGCCCGAGGGTGAAACCGCAACCTATGGAGCCAGACGCAAGCGGATCCTCCTCGCGCCTTGCTGCGAAGAATCCGGTCACGTGCCCGGGGACCGTGGCCCTCACCGTCCCCACAACCTTTCTGCCGCCCCGTGAGGCGACTTCCCCTCCGGCCTGAAGACCGGAGCTTGCGCCCTGTTTATTCTCTATCAGCTCACTGCTGCTGTTTGCGCGCTTCCCCTCATTCACGATCTCTCTCATTCAGGATCCTCACAAGCTCGTCGATCACCCTCCTCGCTATGATGCTCTTCTTCCCCGAGACCTCTGCGTATGTGCCATTCTCTCTTACAATCAGAACCCTGTTATCGTCTGTTCCCATCCCGCCTGCACCCACATCGTTCGCGATCACGAGATTCAGGCGCGATGCGTCCATGGATTCGCGGGCGCTTCTGATCAGATCCTCATCGCTCACGAACGTCTCCGCCTTGAACCCTATCATCGTGAGATCCGGATGCATCGAGCGTACGGACCTCAGTATCTTCGGGGCCGGCTTCAGCCTCAGGAGGAGCTCATCCCTAGATTTGATCTTTCTCTCCTCCATATCCACGGTGAAGTCCCCGACTGCTGCTGCTCCTATCAGGGCGTCGTACCCGCTGGAGAGCTCATCCATGACAGCGTCGAGCATATCCTGAGCGCTCTCGACATATATCTCCTTAAAGGGCAGCCCCAGCCTGGCCCTGTGGATTATCGTCACATCAGCGCCGCGCCTGTAGGCCTCGCGCGCAATCTCCACGCCGGTTCTTCCCGAGGCGCGGTTCGTTATTATCCTGATCGGATCGATGCTCTCAGCAGTTGCGCCGCTGGTCACGAGGATCCGCCTGGATCTGAGATCCCCCGGCCCCAGAATCCGCTCGACCTCAGCGACTATCCTGGCGTTTTCGGCGATCTTCGCCTTCGACTCCTCGATCCGGGGATCTATGCACACAACTCCCATTGATCTGAGCTTATTCAGGTTCTCTACGACAGCAGGGTGGCGGTACATCGCCTCGTGCATTGCAGGCACGACAGCGACCGGCTTTCCGCTTCCTATTGCGGTGGTCGCGAAGGTCGTGACCGGTGTATCGTCTATGCCGCATGCGATCTTTCCTATTGTGTTCGCGGTGGCAGGGGCTATCAGAAGCATATCCGCGCGCCCCTCAACGCCGCAGAGCTCCACATGCTCGACGCGACCGGTTATCTCGGTGATGACCGGGTTGCCACTGGCGTACTCAAGCGCTTGCGGATGCAGTATCCCCTGCGCCGCCTCAGACATCACGCAGTGCACATCCGCGCCGCGTCTGATGAGGTCGCGCACAAGATCGACAACCCTGACGGCAGCGATGCTCCCTGTGACGCCCAGGGCTACCGTCCTTCCTGCGAGGGTATCGCTGACAGATCCAGAGATGCTAAGCTCCATCACGTGATGCTCTGAGTCGATCAAGAAATAGTTATCCCAGGGAGACCAGATGCCCGCTCACTGAGAGCCAGCGCCATGCATCACGAACGTATCGGCAGAGGCTCTCGATGCCCATCTCGCTCGGCTCTTAGAGACACGACCGGAGATCGTGGGCCGAGTCTTCTGAAGCTAATGCTTGAGCACAAACCTTATGTAAGATCTCGAACGAGGGCTCTCTCCGGGCCGGGGTGGCCTAGCTGGTTAGGGCGCCAGACTCATAGGGTAAGCCAAAGGCGCCTGGGTCATCTGGAAGTCGCGGGCTCGAATCCCGCCCCCGGCACTTATTTTGCAAGACCTGTGACATCCGCATCGTAGCAAGCAGAGCAAAAGGTTTTAATATGAGTATTTCAGAGTTATGAATGCGCAAAAACTCTGTGTAGTTTTTCGCTAAGGACGGTGAAGAATTGTTTAGAAGTGAGGAAGGATTTTCTCGTGGCTCTGCTCCTTCTGCCCCGGTGGCTGTTGGCAGCGAGTACAACGTGAAGATCGAGGATATCGCCCGTGAAGGGGACGGTATCGCAAGGGTTGAAGGCTTCGTTATCTTTGTCCCGGATACCCAGGTTGGGGATCAGGTAAGGATACAGATCGACCGTGTGATGCGCCGCTTCGCGATTGGCCACAAGGTCTGAAAACCTTCAGCTTTTGTACAAAGGAGTTTGCTGGTTCTGCGAACCAAGCAGCCTCTGTTTTTTTGCTGATTATCATGCAGTTTTACATATTTTTTCTAGGCCATGCGATTAAAATGCGTGTTGCAGGAAGTGCGACCGGTGCATTCTCTCCGGCCTTAAGACCGGAGTTTGCGCCAGTTTTGAAGAACTCCCGTTGATTCTCTCGCCTTATCCAGGTGTTCGATCCCACGACCAGCATATTTCGATCCGTATTCGTTATCTGGACGTGGGCCTGAATCAACATCCAGGGCAGGATATCCCATGCGTCTGGACGGGTTGAGCGCTGCGATTTTCGATGATGTACACGACCCGTTATCTCACATGGAGCCCGTTCGCTCTCAGGTACTCCTTGACCTGGCCGACGGTGTACTCTCCGCGGTGGAACATGCCTGCAGCGAGGGCCTTGTCCGCGCCTCCTATCGTGAACGCCTCCAGTATGTGCTGGGGCGTGGAGGCTCCACCGCTGGCGGTAACCGGAACATCAACCGCATCGCATATCGCCTTCGTGAGAGGCAGATCGTATCCGATGTTCGTCCCATCCCTGTCCATGCTGGTGGGCAGAATCTCTCCGGCTCCGAGACGCTCCACCCTCCTGCACCACTCTATGGCATCCATGCCGGTCGGCTCTCTTCCCCCGTAGATCACGACCTCGAACCAGCCGCGTCTGCCGTCCTCCAGCTCGTAGACGTTCACGCCAGGGATGATCTCAGTGTTCCGCCTGGCGTCAACCGCGACCGTGATCCTCTCTGAGCCGAATGTCCTGGCTGCGTCCCTTACGAGATCCGGATTCCTGACCGCGGCTGTGTTGATCCCAACCCTGTCCGCGCCTGCCTCCAGTATCTCCCTTATGCCCTGAATGCTGCTGATCCCACCACCCACAGTGAATGGTATGTCAACAGCATCCGCAACCCTCCTGGCGACGTCCACCATTGTCTTTCTCCCCTCATGGGATGCGGTGATGTCGAGGAAAACAAGCTCGTCAGCGCCCTGCTCCTGGTAGCGGCGTGCGAATGCGACCGGGTCGCCCTGGCGCTTCAGGTCCACGAACTTCACGCCCTTGACAACCGAGGGAACACCATCCACGACCTTGACGTCGAGGCATGGAACGATCATGGCATAATCTCTCATGGCTGTTAGAAGCGGATCACCGGAGATAAAAGCCTTGCCGGCCTGGATCTCCATTTGCTGGAAGATGGCATACTCTGATATTGGAGATGATGCACAGCAATAACAAAAGAGCCTCCATGATCGATTATGCCTCTCGCAGAATTGTGCCTGCCATTCTGGTACACAGTGTGCTTATAGGAGAACAGGAAGCCCCGGTCTACACGCTGAGGAGGTAAGCTAAAGCTCCGCGTTCTCGAGAGCCCTGCTGCATCTGCATGATCTCTGCCCGGGGATCCTCGAGACCGCCCTCTCGATTATCCTGGCGAGAGCGCTCCTGGATTTTCTCTCGACGCTCACGATCTGGTCGATATCGATCTGGCCCTCGCCTGCGGTGTTCGTCACCAGGCAGATCGATGCGTAGCACAGGGCCCTTTCCCTCGCAAGC
This region includes:
- a CDS encoding ZPR1 zinc finger domain-containing protein; this translates as MKLKTKASCPMCGATMEFNWETTELPYFGDALIIAGVCECGFRHSDTMLLSQREPYRHTLVVREIEDLNARVLRSSSGTIHIPEIGVDIEPGYASEAYITNIEGVLVRVKNIVEFATNAARQAQDAERTARGEEILSKIEMALRGEFSLTVILEDPFGNSAIISDHAVATPLSIEEASTLKTGMIVLDISE
- the sepF gene encoding cell division protein SepF, which gives rise to MVKFLERLMGRPATDEYVEVDLGQFEDEPERPSAYLRVAELTSLDVLPEIKQEIRSRNILLVDIAPMKRDKASLDRAIGELRKIVEDMAGDIAGVGDDLVIIVPSGIRIDREKVVGGRD
- a CDS encoding RNA-guided endonuclease TnpB family protein; amino-acid sequence: MRSAYRFRLYPTEAQIKKLEDTLETCRQLYNDALAAKKEAWEDDRYNLTYYEMARQLSANRKKHQALKAVYAHVLQDVLRRVDKAFQNFFRRVKNGETPGYPRFKGRGWYKSFTYPDAGIGYKIEGSKLILSGIGAIRIFKHREIEGKIKTCTIKRDTTGAWYAIFSVDTEEEPPRVEPRTAVGVDVGLKNAVTLSTGETFSYPRYLVQMEKKLAAAQRRLSRKIKGSKNWIKQKLKVARIHRKIRNLRDEFLHQVSKKLVDKADLIIFENLNINNMVKNHNLAKHILDHSWGRLIQFTTYKAARAGKSVELVDSRYTSQRCSGCGILVPKTLKDRVHECPRCGLRLDRDLNAEWLLKVATASTLVEAR
- a CDS encoding 4-phosphopantoate--beta-alanine ligase gives rise to the protein MTEIPKSHPRYASLMTRERIADGVRNGITSVQGLIAQGRGEAFDYILGERTMRSADRATLAASAALLLAERPAISVNGNVAALVPAEMVELASLLNAPLEVNLFHRSEDRVRKIADLLRSHGASMVLGERPDCRIPGLEHSRALATRGGIYDADVVVIPLEDGDRCEALVRMGKTVIAVDLNPLSRTSMMASISIVDNITRAVPNLIGKIRSLSGSTREDLQAVLSDYSNRSTLRDAILEMREYLTARMNELDRE
- a CDS encoding pantoate kinase, with translation MREIVNEGKRANSSSELIENKQGASSGLQAGGEVASRGGRKVVGTVRATVPGHVTGFFAARREEDPLASGSIGCGFTLGLLARTAVSRADSTQIIINGRPSDAPVSRHVVDSLAPSPVRVETELDMVMGAGFGASGAGALSCAYALNQLFDLGLTSNQAASVAHRAEVLNGTGLGDVIAQNTGGLVIRIAHGAPGRGVVDRIPIPRTRVYAVVRGPIPTRDVLRDAGVMKRINDAGERAVKEILRRPTLGEFMRLSRRFTYETGLASSWAMDAIEAVESSGGMASMIMLGDSVFAVGGDECREALQDFGDVIETEIVQRGPLLD
- the coaBC gene encoding bifunctional phosphopantothenoylcysteine decarboxylase/phosphopantothenate--cysteine ligase CoaBC is translated as MELSISGSVSDTLAGRTVALGVTGSIAAVRVVDLVRDLIRRGADVHCVMSEAAQGILHPQALEYASGNPVITEITGRVEHVELCGVEGRADMLLIAPATANTIGKIACGIDDTPVTTFATTAIGSGKPVAVVPAMHEAMYRHPAVVENLNKLRSMGVVCIDPRIEESKAKIAENARIVAEVERILGPGDLRSRRILVTSGATAESIDPIRIITNRASGRTGVEIAREAYRRGADVTIIHRARLGLPFKEIYVESAQDMLDAVMDELSSGYDALIGAAAVGDFTVDMEERKIKSRDELLLRLKPAPKILRSVRSMHPDLTMIGFKAETFVSDEDLIRSARESMDASRLNLVIANDVGAGGMGTDDNRVLIVRENGTYAEVSGKKSIIARRVIDELVRILNERDRE
- a CDS encoding TRAM domain-containing protein, whose translation is MFRSEEGFSRGSAPSAPVAVGSEYNVKIEDIAREGDGIARVEGFVIFVPDTQVGDQVRIQIDRVMRRFAIGHKV
- the hisF gene encoding imidazole glycerol phosphate synthase subunit HisF, encoding MRDYAMIVPCLDVKVVDGVPSVVKGVKFVDLKRQGDPVAFARRYQEQGADELVFLDITASHEGRKTMVDVARRVADAVDIPFTVGGGISSIQGIREILEAGADRVGINTAAVRNPDLVRDAARTFGSERITVAVDARRNTEIIPGVNVYELEDGRRGWFEVVIYGGREPTGMDAIEWCRRVERLGAGEILPTSMDRDGTNIGYDLPLTKAICDAVDVPVTASGGASTPQHILEAFTIGGADKALAAGMFHRGEYTVGQVKEYLRANGLHVR